A window of the Streptomyces luomodiensis genome harbors these coding sequences:
- the dgoD gene encoding galactonate dehydratase has translation MKITRIETFRLPPRWLFCRVETDDGIVGWGEPVVEGRAEVVRTAVATLAEYLIGQDPLRIQDHWQVLTKGGFYRGGPVLSSAVAGLDQALWDIAGKAYGVPVHALLGGPVRDAVRVYAWVGGDEPAELADHIAAQVEAGFTAVKMNAAGRTSPLPTAAETAAVVERAATAREALGPDRDMAIDFHGRFTPAGARRVLELIAPLHPLFAEEPVLPEHTPLLPRLVESTAVPIATGERLFSRAEFLPAFQAGIAVAQPDLSHAGGISEVHRIAAVAETFGALLAPHCPLGPLALAASLQVAFATPNFLIQEQSLGIHYNKSADLLSYVLDPAPFRFTDGHAHRTTLPGLGITVDEAAVRQADASAPAWRNPVWRHPDGSFAEW, from the coding sequence GTGAAGATCACCCGCATCGAGACGTTCCGGCTGCCGCCCCGCTGGCTGTTCTGCCGGGTGGAGACCGACGACGGCATCGTCGGCTGGGGCGAGCCCGTGGTCGAGGGCCGGGCGGAGGTGGTGCGCACGGCCGTGGCCACCCTTGCCGAGTATCTGATCGGTCAGGACCCGTTGCGCATCCAGGATCACTGGCAGGTCCTCACCAAGGGCGGGTTCTACCGTGGCGGCCCGGTCCTCTCCAGCGCCGTCGCCGGACTCGACCAGGCGCTGTGGGACATCGCCGGCAAGGCGTACGGGGTACCGGTGCACGCGCTGCTGGGCGGCCCGGTCCGCGACGCGGTACGGGTCTACGCCTGGGTCGGCGGGGACGAGCCCGCGGAGCTGGCCGACCACATCGCCGCGCAGGTCGAGGCCGGTTTCACCGCGGTGAAGATGAACGCCGCCGGGCGTACCTCCCCGCTGCCCACGGCCGCCGAGACCGCCGCCGTGGTGGAGCGCGCGGCGACGGCCCGCGAGGCCCTGGGTCCGGACCGGGACATGGCAATCGACTTCCACGGCAGGTTCACACCCGCCGGCGCGCGCCGCGTGCTGGAGCTGATCGCACCCCTGCACCCGCTCTTCGCCGAGGAGCCCGTACTGCCCGAGCACACGCCACTGCTGCCACGGCTCGTGGAGTCCACGGCCGTCCCGATCGCCACCGGTGAACGGCTCTTTTCCCGCGCCGAGTTCCTGCCCGCGTTCCAGGCCGGTATCGCCGTGGCACAGCCCGATCTCTCGCACGCCGGGGGCATCTCCGAGGTGCACCGCATCGCGGCGGTCGCCGAGACCTTCGGCGCGCTGCTCGCGCCGCACTGTCCGCTCGGCCCGCTCGCCCTCGCGGCCAGCCTCCAGGTCGCGTTCGCCACCCCGAACTTCCTGATCCAGGAGCAGAGTCTCGGCATCCACTACAACAAGAGCGCCGACCTGCTGTCCTACGTGCTCGACCCGGCCCCGTTCCGCTTCACCGACGGCCACGCCCATCGCACCACCCTGCCCGGACTCGGCATCACCGTGGACGAGGCCGCCGTACGCCAGGCCGACGCCTCGGCGCCGGCCTGGCGCAACCCGGTGTGGCGCCACCCCGACGGAAGCTTCGCCGAGTGGTGA
- a CDS encoding LamB/YcsF family protein, producing the protein MPVVDLVADLGESFGAYTMGNDAELLKLLTSANVACGFHAGDPRVMDTTVRTCVERGVRIGAHPSFPDLVGFGRRAMDLTPDEVRTDVLYQIGALSAFTRAHGTRIEHLAPHGRLGNLVVTRRDYAEAVADAVEAFDPSLVILMQEGEMAAVARERGLRMAMVGIADRAYEDDGTLVSRSEPGAVLHDPDEVTRRTVRMVTEGLITSRNGKDIAVRTDCVQLHGDGPAALQLATRIRDELQAAGVRLAPLDEVLGAPAA; encoded by the coding sequence GTGCCTGTTGTCGATCTGGTCGCCGATCTCGGAGAGAGCTTCGGGGCCTACACCATGGGCAATGACGCCGAACTGCTGAAACTGCTGACGTCCGCGAACGTCGCCTGCGGATTCCACGCGGGCGACCCGCGGGTGATGGACACGACCGTACGGACCTGCGTGGAGCGCGGCGTCCGCATCGGCGCACACCCGAGCTTCCCCGACCTGGTGGGCTTCGGACGCCGGGCGATGGACCTGACCCCCGACGAGGTGCGCACCGACGTGCTGTACCAGATCGGGGCGCTGTCCGCGTTCACCCGCGCGCACGGCACCCGGATCGAGCACCTGGCTCCGCACGGGCGCCTGGGCAACCTCGTCGTCACCCGGCGCGACTACGCCGAGGCCGTCGCCGACGCCGTCGAGGCCTTCGACCCGTCACTGGTGATCCTGATGCAGGAGGGCGAGATGGCCGCCGTGGCCCGCGAACGCGGTCTGCGCATGGCCATGGTCGGCATCGCCGACCGCGCCTACGAGGACGACGGCACTCTGGTGTCGCGGTCCGAGCCCGGCGCCGTGCTGCACGACCCGGACGAGGTCACCCGCCGGACCGTCCGCATGGTCACCGAGGGGCTGATCACCAGCCGGAACGGCAAGGACATCGCGGTACGGACGGACTGCGTGCAGCTCCACGGCGACGGCCCGGCGGCCCTCCAGCTCGCGACCCGTATCCGTGACGAACTTCAGGCCGCCGGCGTCCGGCTGGCGCCCCTGGACGAGGTACTGGGCGCGCCGGCCGCATGA
- a CDS encoding 5-oxoprolinase subunit B family protein, with product MTDTRAATTMAISLCGDAAVRVAVDGDDTDQVWTAVHRLAGWLNHGGIHPTVTAVPTYDAVLVEFDPYYTTGEEIASLIRSWDTAAPVGEGGAAGGVIDVPVLFGGEAGPDLEWVADVVGHPVPKIIDLVCAGEPLIRCLGGPAASAMMDGPDFGLPIPRLATPRLRVPPGAVSVAGRQTVIGPVAAPSGWRQIGRTPLDILRTDTDTDTVVPYRPGDRVRFLPIDETGYAELLGTPMRYRHDD from the coding sequence ATGACGGACACGCGCGCAGCGACGACGATGGCCATCTCGCTGTGCGGCGACGCCGCTGTGCGCGTCGCCGTCGACGGCGACGACACCGACCAGGTGTGGACGGCCGTGCACCGGCTCGCCGGATGGCTCAACCACGGCGGGATCCATCCCACGGTGACGGCCGTGCCCACCTACGACGCGGTGCTCGTGGAGTTCGACCCGTACTACACCACGGGTGAGGAGATCGCCTCGCTCATCCGCTCCTGGGACACCGCCGCCCCGGTCGGCGAAGGCGGCGCGGCCGGCGGCGTCATCGACGTGCCGGTGCTCTTCGGTGGCGAGGCCGGCCCCGACCTGGAGTGGGTGGCCGACGTGGTCGGCCACCCGGTGCCCAAGATCATCGACCTCGTGTGTGCCGGGGAACCTCTCATCCGCTGCCTGGGCGGCCCGGCGGCCTCGGCCATGATGGACGGACCCGACTTCGGCCTGCCCATTCCACGGCTGGCCACGCCCCGGCTGCGCGTGCCGCCCGGCGCGGTCTCCGTCGCCGGGCGCCAGACGGTCATCGGGCCCGTCGCCGCTCCCAGCGGCTGGCGGCAGATCGGCCGCACCCCGCTGGACATCCTGCGCACCGACACCGACACCGACACCGTGGTCCCGTACCGGCCGGGGGACCGGGTGCGGTTCCTGCCCATCGACGAGACCGGCTACGCGGAGCTGCTCGGCACCCCGATGAGGTACCGCCACGATGACTGA
- a CDS encoding biotin-dependent carboxyltransferase family protein, whose product MTDRPQLYVDSARVCVVTDLGRVAGPARGLAVNGALDQFAARAANALVGNAPTDPLIEATGFGITFRPSHDVLLSVTGAPAEPAVDGRAHPAWTPLSVRAGETVRVGISDAGLRAYVAVHGSFDVPRLMGSCAPDSMIGFGTQVASGTVLPLLRSHPPLVNRRFGATVFHFGIPRDVGRVCSVLDVVDGPDAAEFGPGLQRLYDSPYTVTPRINHVGMRVAGPVPRRSVTGEVLSRGVPIGAVEAPTGDELLVLMRGRGITAGYPVLAVLTSRALDHAAQLRPGQTIRFHRTTASAATAAYLERRRLLDRVALRARTAFAALV is encoded by the coding sequence ATGACTGACCGCCCCCAACTGTACGTCGACTCCGCCAGGGTGTGCGTCGTCACCGACCTCGGCCGGGTCGCGGGACCCGCGCGAGGACTCGCCGTCAACGGCGCCCTCGACCAGTTCGCCGCCCGCGCCGCCAACGCCCTGGTCGGCAACGCGCCCACGGACCCGCTCATCGAGGCCACCGGCTTCGGGATCACCTTCCGGCCCAGCCACGACGTCCTGCTGTCCGTCACCGGCGCGCCCGCCGAACCCGCCGTCGACGGCCGTGCCCACCCGGCCTGGACGCCGCTGTCGGTGCGCGCGGGCGAGACGGTGCGGGTCGGCATCTCCGACGCCGGACTGCGTGCCTACGTCGCCGTACACGGGTCCTTCGACGTGCCCCGGCTGATGGGGAGCTGCGCACCGGACTCGATGATCGGGTTCGGGACCCAGGTCGCCTCCGGCACCGTGCTGCCGCTGCTGCGCTCCCACCCGCCGCTGGTCAACCGCCGCTTCGGTGCCACCGTGTTCCACTTCGGCATCCCCCGCGACGTCGGCCGGGTCTGCTCGGTCCTGGACGTGGTCGACGGGCCGGACGCCGCCGAGTTCGGGCCGGGGCTCCAGCGGCTGTACGACTCCCCGTACACGGTCACCCCGCGCATCAACCATGTCGGGATGCGGGTCGCCGGACCCGTGCCCCGGCGGTCGGTCACCGGGGAGGTGCTCTCCCGCGGGGTGCCGATCGGCGCGGTCGAGGCCCCGACCGGTGACGAACTGCTCGTTCTGATGCGCGGCCGCGGCATCACCGCGGGATACCCGGTCCTCGCGGTGCTCACCTCCCGTGCCCTGGACCACGCGGCGCAGCTCAGACCGGGCCAGACCATCCGCTTCCACCGCACGACCGCGTCCGCCGCCACCGCCGCCTACCTGGAGCGGCGCCGTCTGCTGGACCGCGTCGCCCTGCGCGCGCGCACGGCCTTCGCGGCACTCGTGTGA
- a CDS encoding aminotransferase class I/II-fold pyridoxal phosphate-dependent enzyme — MTNPTTLRAPAPAERMSRVKESPSSRVADRVREFQAAGRKVLPLTIGEPDFDTPDHVKEAAIAAIRAGETKYTSANGTPALQKAITARLLRKTGQSYAGDEICVGGGAKQLIFLAFMATLDEGDEVIVPAPYWVSYPDMVTVNGGRPVTVATTADEGYKLTPDQLREAITDRTTWVVLNTPNNPTGAVYSESELRGLTDVVRAHPHVSILCDEIYDEINYGARPVPSAVTVAPDLRRRIFLVNGVSKAYAMTGWRIGYGAGAAGLCAAIGTLQSQSSSCPSSVSQAAAVAALDGGREFIDRTVGIYTERRDLLVSGLAAIDGLRPTAPEGGFYVWVDASALMGSVTPSGKRITTDAELAEHFLDTSGVVVISGDSYGCPGHFRASFALSSEIIGEAVAGLARSVELLRR; from the coding sequence ATGACGAACCCCACAACGCTCCGGGCGCCCGCGCCGGCCGAGCGCATGTCCCGTGTCAAGGAGTCACCGAGTTCCCGGGTCGCGGACCGGGTACGGGAGTTCCAGGCGGCGGGCCGCAAGGTGCTGCCGCTGACGATCGGCGAACCCGACTTCGACACCCCCGACCATGTGAAGGAAGCGGCCATAGCCGCGATCCGCGCCGGGGAGACCAAATACACCTCGGCCAACGGCACCCCCGCGTTGCAGAAGGCCATCACCGCCCGGCTGCTGAGGAAGACCGGGCAGTCCTACGCAGGGGACGAGATCTGCGTGGGCGGCGGCGCGAAACAGCTCATCTTCCTGGCCTTCATGGCCACTCTCGACGAAGGCGACGAGGTCATCGTCCCGGCCCCGTACTGGGTGTCGTATCCGGACATGGTCACGGTCAACGGCGGGCGGCCCGTCACCGTCGCCACCACGGCGGACGAGGGGTACAAGCTCACCCCGGACCAGCTCCGCGAGGCCATCACCGACCGGACCACCTGGGTCGTGCTCAACACGCCCAACAACCCCACGGGCGCCGTCTACAGCGAGTCGGAGCTGCGCGGCCTCACCGATGTCGTCCGCGCCCACCCGCACGTCTCGATCCTCTGCGACGAGATCTACGACGAGATCAACTATGGCGCGCGACCGGTTCCCAGCGCGGTGACCGTCGCCCCCGACCTGCGGAGGAGGATCTTCCTCGTCAACGGTGTGTCGAAGGCGTACGCCATGACCGGATGGCGGATCGGCTACGGCGCGGGAGCGGCCGGGCTCTGCGCCGCCATCGGCACGCTCCAGTCGCAGAGTTCGTCCTGCCCGTCCTCCGTGAGCCAGGCCGCGGCGGTCGCGGCGCTCGACGGCGGGCGTGAGTTCATCGACCGCACCGTGGGCATCTACACCGAGCGACGGGACCTCCTCGTCTCGGGCCTTGCCGCGATCGACGGACTGCGACCGACCGCCCCCGAGGGGGGCTTCTACGTCTGGGTCGACGCCTCCGCGCTGATGGGGTCCGTCACCCCCTCGGGCAAGAGGATCACGACCGACGCGGAACTGGCCGAACACTTCCTGGACACCAGCGGCGTCGTGGTCATCTCCGGCGATTCCTACGGCTGCCCGGGACATTTCCGCGCCAGCTTCGCACTGTCCTCCGAAATCATCGGCGAGGCCGTCGCCGGACTCGCCCGGTCCGTCGAGTTGCTGCGTCGCTGA
- a CDS encoding MFS transporter yields the protein MNSKVSAAPPHAQPLAATTKATKVSIVGGLIGVFIELYDNAVYGFVAGTLAVVFFPSGASTTSVLLTFTAFAIPFFFRPVGAAVAGSWGDRIGRKRVLLVLITMMSLSTALVGVLPSYATVGVWAPIGLVLLRFVQGFAMGGEPGNGNSFLAEHAGDGRRGRVVSYANAATFIAMLLGTLFAALLTAVLSTGQMEAWGWRLPFLLALPLGVVGLVVRRLSEESPEFAEAEQKGAVTGSPLKEAFTTPEIRRAMGLTIVLPLLNSSGYFVLFIYMPSFMKDEMHFSGLEGLLVTAIMLAVGTFAVLYAGRLSDRIGRKKLLSGSAFGMVVIGFPCYWLLTRGSFATAVVGAVLMAVCFAGTNGVMQVTLAELFPTRVRTVAYGVGYNLGTAIFGGAAPLLVSALIAATGSTWIPAIYLVLTSAVAGFTALRIKETAFEPLKR from the coding sequence GTGAACAGCAAGGTATCCGCGGCTCCGCCGCACGCGCAGCCACTCGCGGCCACCACGAAGGCGACGAAGGTGTCCATCGTCGGGGGTCTCATCGGTGTCTTCATCGAGCTGTACGACAACGCCGTCTACGGCTTCGTGGCCGGAACCCTCGCGGTCGTGTTCTTTCCCAGCGGCGCCTCCACCACGAGCGTCTTGCTGACCTTCACGGCCTTCGCCATTCCCTTCTTCTTCCGCCCCGTGGGTGCCGCCGTAGCCGGATCGTGGGGCGACCGAATAGGGCGCAAACGAGTCCTGTTGGTGCTCATCACCATGATGAGCCTGTCCACCGCCCTGGTCGGCGTTCTGCCGAGCTACGCGACGGTGGGCGTCTGGGCGCCGATCGGCCTGGTGCTGCTGCGTTTCGTCCAGGGCTTCGCGATGGGCGGCGAGCCCGGCAACGGCAACTCCTTCCTCGCCGAACACGCCGGTGACGGCCGCCGCGGCCGGGTGGTCAGCTATGCCAACGCCGCCACGTTCATAGCGATGCTCCTCGGCACCCTGTTCGCCGCCCTGCTCACCGCGGTGCTCAGCACCGGACAGATGGAGGCGTGGGGCTGGCGGCTGCCCTTCCTCCTCGCCCTGCCGCTCGGCGTGGTGGGCCTGGTGGTCCGCCGGCTCTCCGAGGAGTCACCGGAGTTCGCCGAGGCGGAGCAGAAGGGCGCGGTGACCGGCAGCCCGCTGAAGGAGGCGTTCACCACTCCCGAGATCCGCCGCGCGATGGGCCTGACCATCGTGCTGCCGCTGCTCAACAGCTCCGGCTACTTCGTCCTGTTCATCTACATGCCGTCCTTCATGAAGGACGAGATGCATTTCTCCGGCCTCGAAGGGCTGCTGGTCACCGCCATCATGCTGGCCGTCGGCACCTTCGCGGTGCTCTACGCCGGACGCCTCTCCGACCGGATCGGCCGCAAGAAGCTGCTCAGCGGCTCGGCGTTCGGCATGGTCGTCATCGGCTTCCCCTGCTACTGGCTGCTGACGCGGGGCTCCTTCGCCACGGCGGTCGTCGGCGCGGTCCTGATGGCCGTCTGTTTCGCCGGCACCAACGGCGTGATGCAGGTGACGCTCGCCGAACTCTTTCCCACCCGGGTCCGCACCGTGGCCTACGGCGTCGGCTACAACCTCGGCACCGCCATCTTCGGCGGTGCCGCACCGCTGCTGGTCTCCGCGCTCATCGCCGCGACCGGCAGCACCTGGATCCCGGCGATCTACCTGGTCCTCACCTCCGCCGTCGCCGGGTTCACCGCGCTGCGCATCAAGGAGACGGCCTTCGAGCCGCTCAAGCGCTGA
- a CDS encoding M24 family metallopeptidase, whose translation MATAATHQATAALDRLRGRLDKAGFGALLLTSRTGRRYALGPVPGSADATAVLLTTDGTVASATGDLAAATAAALRAAGIAGGMVATEADLPPDVLGQTDGTGVRLRPAADLVFAELACCEPGEQPAFAAAAELAAVGYTAVMDHLRVGMDVRELSGNVDRSVRRAGGLLGWYDPYDADGAAGTDLVTVRGHDPATARLTATVPLRYVLHPLLDGTAGYAAATAVLSKADGPLRTAGDVCAAATAALLAALRPGARLTDGYAAFEREAGGHGAACRLVALRGGGASAPLPPDSAVVAEPGMVLGVRTGVQVPGRGAVELAETVALTAEGAEPQAGTPLRLVELY comes from the coding sequence GTGGCGACAGCGGCCACGCACCAGGCCACAGCCGCACTCGACAGGCTCCGCGGACGACTGGACAAGGCCGGCTTCGGCGCCCTGCTGCTGACCTCGCGCACCGGGCGCCGGTACGCCCTGGGCCCGGTACCCGGCTCCGCCGACGCGACCGCCGTCCTGCTCACGACCGACGGCACGGTGGCGAGCGCGACCGGCGACCTGGCCGCGGCCACCGCCGCCGCGCTGCGTGCGGCCGGCATCGCGGGCGGCATGGTCGCCACCGAGGCCGATCTGCCGCCGGACGTCCTCGGACAGACCGACGGCACCGGCGTCCGGCTGCGCCCGGCCGCCGACCTGGTCTTCGCCGAACTGGCCTGCTGCGAGCCCGGCGAACAGCCCGCGTTCGCCGCCGCGGCCGAGCTCGCCGCCGTCGGCTACACGGCGGTCATGGACCACCTGCGGGTGGGCATGGACGTACGGGAGCTGTCCGGCAACGTCGACCGGTCGGTCCGCCGGGCCGGCGGACTGCTCGGGTGGTACGACCCGTACGACGCCGACGGGGCGGCCGGCACCGACCTGGTGACCGTCCGCGGCCACGACCCCGCCACGGCCCGGCTCACCGCGACCGTCCCGCTCCGTTACGTCCTGCACCCGCTGCTGGACGGGACCGCCGGGTACGCCGCCGCGACCGCCGTGCTCAGCAAGGCCGACGGCCCGCTGCGCACCGCGGGCGACGTATGCGCCGCCGCGACGGCCGCGCTGCTCGCGGCCCTGCGGCCGGGCGCCCGGCTCACCGACGGATACGCGGCGTTCGAGCGAGAGGCCGGCGGGCACGGGGCGGCCTGCCGGCTGGTCGCGCTGCGCGGCGGCGGGGCATCGGCGCCGCTGCCGCCGGACAGCGCGGTGGTCGCCGAGCCCGGCATGGTGCTCGGCGTGCGGACCGGGGTCCAGGTGCCGGGCCGGGGCGCGGTCGAGCTCGCGGAGACCGTCGCGCTGACCGCCGAGGGCGCCGAGCCGCAGGCGGGCACGCCCTTGCGCCTCGTCGAGCTGTACTGA
- a CDS encoding aldo/keto reductase, which yields MGTTHPTGADRVPTADAAGVTMPLVGFGTHPMRGDQATEAVLTAFSVGYRLVDTATRYRNEAAVGAALAATDLPRSDLFVTTKMPPDQVGRERLTLERSLTALGCDHIDLWLIHWPPGGHPGVTSWRAFVKARDEGLVRAIGVSNYSVELIDALHRETGVYPAVNQVQWGPGDYDPHFAGAMRERGVVLSAHSPLRSTDLDHPVLLDVARRHGRSPRDVVLAWNLHHKVAVTVKSAHRDRMERNLSAADLTLTPADVEAIDGLTTVTTGR from the coding sequence ATGGGCACGACCCACCCGACCGGAGCGGACCGGGTACCCACGGCCGACGCGGCCGGTGTCACCATGCCGCTGGTCGGATTCGGCACCCATCCGATGCGCGGCGACCAGGCCACCGAGGCCGTACTGACCGCCTTCTCCGTCGGTTACCGGCTCGTCGACACCGCCACCCGCTACCGCAACGAGGCCGCCGTCGGCGCCGCCCTCGCCGCCACCGACCTGCCCCGCTCCGACCTGTTCGTGACCACCAAGATGCCGCCCGACCAGGTCGGCCGGGAACGGCTCACCCTGGAGCGGAGCCTGACCGCGCTGGGCTGTGACCACATCGACCTCTGGCTGATCCACTGGCCCCCGGGCGGCCACCCGGGCGTCACCAGCTGGCGCGCGTTCGTGAAGGCCCGCGACGAGGGCCTGGTCCGGGCCATCGGGGTCAGCAACTACTCGGTGGAACTCATCGACGCGCTGCACCGCGAGACCGGTGTCTACCCGGCCGTCAACCAGGTGCAGTGGGGCCCCGGCGACTACGATCCGCACTTCGCCGGGGCGATGCGTGAGCGCGGTGTGGTGCTGAGCGCGCACAGCCCGCTGCGCAGCACCGACCTCGACCATCCGGTGCTCCTCGACGTGGCCCGCCGGCACGGCCGTTCGCCGCGCGACGTCGTCCTGGCGTGGAACCTGCACCACAAGGTCGCGGTCACCGTGAAATCCGCGCACCGCGACCGTATGGAGCGCAATCTGTCCGCGGCCGACCTCACCCTGACGCCGGCGGACGTCGAGGCGATCGACGGTCTCACGACCGTGACGACGGGGCGTTAG
- a CDS encoding NAD(P)-dependent oxidoreductase, with translation MVYQVVVTRGYAQPDGSTVFGDIGLSRLTDAGLAWRVLDEEVGELRAEQLAEADAVLVLGHERVTARSIPASGRLRHVARFGAGFDAVDTEACARRGVLVTNAPDAVRRPVADSVIALLYALSHHLVVKDRLVREGRWAERGAWRGPGLTGATVGIVGLGGIGLETARRVRAQGLRVLGYNRSDRAREAAEAGVELATLDDVLSTSDYVVVAVAANPGTRHLIGERELALMRPTARLINVSRGVVVDEEALIARLSDSRLAGAGLDVFTEEPLTPDSPLTALDNVILAPHSLCWTDQYTAAVSASVMASLIAVSRGEQPPETVNGPF, from the coding sequence GTGGTTTATCAGGTAGTGGTCACGCGAGGTTATGCGCAGCCGGACGGCAGCACCGTTTTCGGTGACATCGGGCTCTCCCGGCTGACCGACGCCGGACTGGCGTGGCGCGTACTGGACGAGGAGGTCGGGGAACTGCGGGCGGAGCAGCTCGCGGAAGCCGACGCGGTCCTGGTGCTCGGGCACGAGCGGGTCACGGCGCGTTCCATACCGGCCTCGGGCCGGCTCCGGCATGTCGCGCGGTTCGGCGCCGGTTTCGACGCCGTCGACACCGAGGCCTGCGCCCGGCGCGGTGTGCTGGTCACCAACGCCCCCGACGCGGTACGGCGGCCGGTGGCCGACTCCGTGATCGCGCTGCTGTACGCGCTCTCGCACCACCTGGTCGTCAAGGACAGACTGGTGCGCGAGGGACGCTGGGCGGAGCGCGGGGCCTGGCGCGGCCCCGGGCTGACCGGGGCCACCGTGGGCATCGTCGGACTCGGCGGCATCGGACTGGAGACGGCACGGCGGGTACGCGCGCAGGGACTGCGCGTCCTGGGCTACAACCGCAGCGACCGCGCCCGGGAGGCGGCCGAGGCCGGCGTCGAACTCGCCACCCTGGACGACGTACTGAGCACCAGTGACTACGTGGTCGTCGCCGTCGCCGCCAACCCCGGCACCCGGCACCTCATCGGAGAACGGGAACTGGCGCTGATGCGTCCCACCGCCCGGCTGATCAACGTCTCGCGCGGCGTGGTGGTCGACGAGGAGGCGCTCATCGCACGGCTGTCGGACAGCCGGCTGGCCGGAGCCGGCCTGGACGTGTTCACCGAGGAGCCGCTCACGCCGGACAGCCCGCTGACCGCGCTGGACAACGTGATCCTCGCGCCGCACTCCCTGTGCTGGACCGACCAGTACACGGCCGCCGTGTCGGCGAGCGTGATGGCGTCGCTCATCGCCGTGAGCCGCGGCGAACAGCCCCCGGAGACGGTCAACGGCCCCTTCTGA
- a CDS encoding SDR family NAD(P)-dependent oxidoreductase — MTEHSTGRRTAVITGAASTRGIGRALAGRLAAAGWHLGLLDIDPEVEKAAAGIRAEYGVAAVGAVADIADPAAVDTAVTAFEAELPPVTGLVNSAGISSPVSFLDADLATWERVMRINATGTFVVSKRIVPGMAERGHGRVVSLGSTAMQNGGGTYSKSAYAASKGAIEAFSRALALEVAPRGVTVNVVAPATIDTDIMGGRITDDRKPAFLSQLPVGRLGTTRDVAALVEFLLGEDAGYITGATYNINGGLRIG, encoded by the coding sequence ATGACGGAGCACAGCACGGGCCGCCGCACCGCGGTCATCACGGGAGCGGCGTCCACGCGGGGCATCGGCCGCGCCCTCGCCGGCCGGCTGGCCGCGGCCGGCTGGCACCTCGGCCTGCTCGACATCGACCCGGAGGTCGAGAAGGCCGCCGCCGGGATCCGCGCCGAGTACGGTGTCGCCGCGGTCGGCGCGGTCGCGGACATCGCCGACCCCGCCGCCGTGGACACGGCCGTCACTGCCTTCGAAGCGGAACTGCCGCCGGTCACCGGGCTGGTCAACAGCGCGGGCATCAGCTCACCGGTGTCCTTCCTCGACGCGGACCTGGCCACCTGGGAACGTGTCATGCGGATCAACGCCACCGGAACCTTCGTGGTGAGCAAGCGCATCGTGCCCGGCATGGCCGAGCGCGGCCACGGCCGGGTGGTCAGCCTCGGTTCGACGGCGATGCAGAACGGCGGCGGCACCTACAGCAAGTCCGCCTACGCCGCGTCCAAGGGCGCGATCGAGGCGTTCAGCCGGGCCCTCGCCCTGGAGGTGGCCCCACGTGGGGTGACGGTCAACGTCGTCGCGCCCGCCACCATCGACACCGACATCATGGGCGGCCGGATCACCGACGACCGCAAACCCGCCTTCCTGTCCCAGCTTCCGGTGGGGCGGCTCGGCACCACCCGCGATGTCGCCGCCCTCGTCGAGTTCCTCCTCGGCGAGGACGCCGGCTACATCACCGGCGCCACCTACAACATCAACGGAGGCCTTCGCATTGGCTGA